A single region of the Desulfonatronovibrio hydrogenovorans DSM 9292 genome encodes:
- the dnaA gene encoding chromosomal replication initiator protein DnaA, with product MIAPMMNAWERIRLILEKSLKPGLFQLWIKPLKGDFDSESSALKLEAPNEFIASWVREKLKDLILESCRDVLGTTPELTVTCAKAAPRGLPIGAGKSIAREDQLALPVKAALKTTTGFRFNFEDFVVGPCNELAYVASKSFCRQNVSSDQLFLCSSTGLGKTHLAQSMGSHLAGLSNKKSIRLAYLTAEEFASQLVMAIKSKRMEEFKARFRQEIDVLMLEDIHFFQGKEKIQNEFLSTINSLQCQGKKVVLTSTFLPKELNDVDSNLVSRLCRGFLAVIDKPDMGTRRKIIQNKADSLKADLPEDVADFLAGRIQKDIRQLESCLHNLVFKARMLKESISLELAMEVIKNYDIQDHKLDMEQILKQVCGLFDVSLDAICSKSRKKQYVLARNVAFYVARRYTDFSLKEIGGHLNRRHSTVIKGITNVEKEISRNSPQGRQLQQTINQVVV from the coding sequence ATGATTGCACCCATGATGAACGCATGGGAAAGAATCCGTCTAATCCTCGAAAAATCCTTGAAACCAGGCCTTTTTCAGCTATGGATAAAGCCCCTTAAGGGGGACTTTGACTCAGAGTCTTCGGCTCTGAAGCTTGAGGCTCCCAATGAGTTTATTGCCTCCTGGGTCAGGGAGAAGCTCAAGGATCTGATTCTTGAATCCTGTCGGGATGTCCTGGGAACCACGCCGGAGCTGACAGTCACCTGCGCCAAGGCCGCACCCAGAGGTCTGCCCATCGGGGCCGGGAAGTCCATTGCCAGGGAAGATCAGCTGGCACTTCCGGTCAAGGCCGCCCTGAAGACCACCACTGGTTTTCGCTTTAATTTTGAAGATTTTGTGGTCGGTCCTTGTAATGAGCTGGCCTATGTGGCCTCAAAGAGTTTCTGCAGGCAGAATGTTTCATCGGATCAGCTTTTTTTATGTTCTTCCACAGGTCTTGGCAAAACTCACCTGGCCCAGTCCATGGGCAGTCACCTGGCCGGATTATCCAACAAGAAAAGTATCCGTCTGGCTTACCTGACTGCCGAGGAATTTGCCAGCCAGCTGGTCATGGCCATAAAATCAAAACGCATGGAAGAGTTCAAGGCCAGGTTCAGACAGGAAATTGACGTGCTCATGCTGGAGGATATCCATTTTTTTCAGGGTAAGGAAAAGATCCAGAATGAGTTTCTGTCCACCATTAATTCCCTGCAGTGCCAGGGAAAAAAGGTTGTACTGACCAGCACCTTTCTGCCCAAGGAACTCAATGACGTGGATTCCAACCTTGTTTCCAGACTATGCCGGGGTTTTCTGGCGGTCATTGACAAGCCGGATATGGGAACCAGGCGCAAGATAATCCAGAACAAGGCTGACTCCCTCAAGGCAGATCTGCCTGAAGATGTTGCTGATTTTCTGGCCGGCAGGATTCAGAAAGACATTCGCCAGCTGGAAAGCTGCCTGCACAACCTGGTTTTCAAGGCCAGAATGCTCAAAGAAAGCATCAGCCTGGAGCTGGCCATGGAGGTGATCAAAAATTATGATATCCAGGATCACAAACTGGATATGGAGCAGATCCTTAAGCAGGTCTGCGGCCTGTTTGACGTATCCCTGGATGCAATCTGTTCCAAGAGCAGGAAAAAGCAGTATGTCCTGGCCAGGAATGTGGCCTTTTATGTTGCCCGGAGATACACTGATTTCTCCCTCAAAGAGATCGGCGGTCACCTTAATCGACGCCACTCAACGGTAATCAAGGGGATTACCAACGTGGAAAAGGAAATCTCCCGCAATTCTCCCCAGGGCAGACAGCTTCAGCAGACCATCAACCAGGTGGTTGTCTGA
- a CDS encoding UPF0280 family protein: MTRQDHIRSYRKRCRPGSGETSCQVVIEQSDLFIISTTDVRSRALERLNMIRSQIKNYIFLHPEFGASLSPVQVRATAPDIIRNMAQAAELFNVGPMAAVAGAVAQDIADYLARENQEVLVENGGDIFIRSQKDRVVGLLPHPHEPLNLGLAVRKDQTPCSVCSSSASIGHSLSLGKGDLVAVMANSGAVADAAATAICNLLQTRKSMAEISRDKNSLFKKGITGILAQMGEDLLVVGDMELTFI; this comes from the coding sequence ATGACCCGCCAGGATCATATCCGGTCCTACCGCAAGCGGTGCAGGCCGGGCTCAGGAGAAACCAGTTGCCAGGTGGTCATTGAACAGAGCGATCTGTTCATCATCAGCACAACCGATGTCAGGTCAAGGGCTCTGGAACGGCTGAACATGATCCGCAGCCAAATCAAAAACTATATTTTTCTTCACCCTGAGTTTGGCGCATCTCTGAGCCCTGTCCAGGTCAGGGCCACTGCCCCGGATATAATCCGGAATATGGCCCAGGCAGCAGAGCTGTTCAATGTTGGGCCCATGGCTGCAGTGGCCGGGGCAGTGGCCCAGGATATTGCTGATTATCTGGCCCGGGAAAACCAGGAGGTCCTGGTGGAAAACGGTGGTGATATCTTCATCCGCTCCCAAAAAGACCGGGTGGTAGGCCTTCTCCCTCATCCCCATGAGCCCCTGAACCTGGGGCTTGCAGTCAGAAAAGACCAGACCCCTTGCTCAGTATGTTCTTCATCAGCCAGCATAGGACACTCCCTGAGCCTGGGCAAAGGAGACCTGGTGGCGGTCATGGCAAACTCTGGAGCTGTGGCTGACGCAGCTGCAACTGCCATCTGCAACCTGCTCCAGACCAGAAAATCCATGGCTGAAATCAGCAGGGATAAAAACAGCCTGTTTAAAAAAGGGATAACCGGAATCCTGGCTCAGATGGGAGAAGACCTGCTGGTGGTAGGAGACATGGAACTGACTTTTATCTGA
- a CDS encoding glycosyltransferase family 2 protein gives MKVSVIIPTFNRAGFLKKAVDSVLGQTLADLELIVVDDGSEDATRQVLNSFNDKRLRYYYQENRGVSAARNLGLDKARGKYAAFLDSDDYWLPKKLELQTRFMAQSGFRISQTQEIWIRNGTRVNPMARHRQPCGWIFEKSLELCLISPSCVVMDMGLVRQGYRFDESLPACEDFDLWLKISSVCRVGLLPEALTVRLGGHAGQLSGRIIGLDLYRIYSMLGIEKGGGLNSEQASALDRVLLKKAQIYLKGCLKRARFQEALRIKELLKSRPGKG, from the coding sequence TTGAAGGTATCGGTTATTATACCAACATTCAACCGGGCCGGTTTTTTGAAAAAAGCCGTGGATTCGGTGCTTGGGCAGACTCTGGCCGATCTTGAGCTGATCGTGGTGGATGACGGATCTGAAGATGCCACCCGCCAGGTTCTGAACTCATTCAATGATAAGAGATTAAGGTACTATTATCAAGAAAACCGAGGGGTCTCTGCAGCCAGAAACCTGGGCCTGGACAAGGCCAGGGGAAAGTATGCCGCTTTTTTGGACTCTGATGACTACTGGCTTCCCAAAAAACTTGAACTCCAGACCAGGTTCATGGCCCAGTCCGGATTCAGGATTTCCCAGACCCAGGAGATCTGGATCAGAAACGGTACAAGGGTCAATCCCATGGCCAGGCATCGGCAGCCTTGCGGATGGATTTTTGAAAAATCCCTGGAGCTTTGTCTGATAAGCCCTTCCTGCGTGGTCATGGATATGGGGCTTGTCCGCCAGGGATATCGTTTTGATGAGTCTCTTCCGGCATGCGAGGACTTTGATTTGTGGCTGAAAATCAGCAGTGTTTGCAGAGTGGGTTTACTGCCCGAGGCCCTTACTGTCAGGCTGGGAGGTCATGCTGGCCAGCTTTCAGGCAGGATAATCGGCCTGGATCTGTATCGGATTTACTCCATGCTTGGTATTGAGAAGGGCGGTGGGTTAAATTCTGAGCAGGCGTCCGCCCTGGACAGGGTGCTTTTGAAAAAGGCTCAAATCTATCTGAAGGGATGTCTGAAACGGGCCAGGTTTCAGGAAGCTTTGCGCATAAAAGAGCTGTTGAAATCAAGACCCGGGAAGGGCTGA
- a CDS encoding molybdenum cofactor biosynthesis protein MoaE yields MDISKTIADLKKEPGFSQNVGMLLVHNGVVRAWSRKDRSRVSAIEVTPDYQALEEIRKRFEKRPGIFRIVVKAARGLLKPGDDLLFIIVAGDIRENVKPVLADILDTIKRDAVVKREIP; encoded by the coding sequence ATGGACATATCCAAGACCATAGCAGACCTGAAAAAAGAACCGGGGTTTTCCCAGAATGTTGGTATGCTCCTGGTTCACAACGGAGTGGTCAGGGCCTGGTCCAGAAAGGACCGGTCCAGGGTTTCAGCAATTGAAGTCACTCCTGATTATCAGGCCCTGGAAGAAATCAGAAAGCGCTTTGAAAAACGGCCCGGCATCTTCAGGATAGTTGTCAAGGCCGCCCGGGGTTTACTTAAACCCGGCGATGATCTGCTCTTCATAATAGTGGCCGGAGACATCCGGGAGAACGTCAAGCCTGTCCTGGCAGATATACTGGACACCATAAAAAGAGATGCCGTGGTCAAAAGAGAGATCCCCTGA
- a CDS encoding tetratricopeptide repeat protein, whose product MHNLSSLVDQLPKVEFPEMVSQGYCVWMVWGDQLPESVPETFFSFGGWEVASTDQQSLWVFPSKEVVFACAQVFKWLKSSDTRLTIRVFPVRINIGKGLEHSLGIEDRILEMAADRPSDFEVWMHLRLREAVAGVHTLKFELPASSYLPYSDQWYVFRAGEKASFFSKFSWLFIMGPAQASKDSKISQKWEQQKRLVKDISTRLGFTFKESDESLRIQIDGIRQLRSWALEMLTVFQGLKEGKKLSCLMVCLERNESRPGSLDLDLPDPDWSQFKPDVLYLPLKNVFQLGPGFEPADPDPQSREKSISDLVGIRVNTKMFGEMDQRLNVFLPKSLTQGKYDPCFYCGLKSHRIEGCPSRNMFSLDPVWGQLEKTGLEEISQGLEKLDQELSSGTGVEDILQQSTLSGTILRAVFSINHPAQHRTIRLVWRSRGNDWPDGLRQLSSFEEVQVWSALENFRMRQSGFAESSAKKLCLRHPKDYQPKTLLGFIALEKGNPREAQKYFDEAIDLGYTSLQKAYHHYLKGRMKETARDYVQAQSHYQDAERIAPRMYEARYRQGVCMVKSGHIDQALGLFWNLIKNDPVFFNYILIDPELKDGHVHFMSSLYPIWKSAVREAGSAEDLFPKLEKKISDWFDADHPSQNQFNQRLDFLRQYSGIDNYVARARIVEGSRKLFDDIAKKIEEEVILLKKDQHSLVKRLREIKSEVSWFPLAGLLLARFNRVAGQAFADLKKVSETDLGTASGFRKGHELIRSAREKIGILAKKLSYLKTVRDGLLFILIMFKTFLWTIVIVLGLSLLAVPGAAYLGMRHGMGWAYSMVDQVGIVFQLGMVIVGIFSLGLAAILTVLGFEKKKARYLSYRE is encoded by the coding sequence ATGCATAATCTATCATCTCTAGTTGATCAACTGCCCAAGGTAGAATTTCCGGAAATGGTGAGCCAGGGTTATTGTGTCTGGATGGTCTGGGGGGACCAGCTGCCAGAGTCAGTTCCTGAAACCTTTTTCAGTTTTGGAGGATGGGAGGTGGCCTCCACTGACCAGCAGAGCCTCTGGGTTTTTCCATCAAAAGAGGTGGTTTTTGCCTGTGCCCAGGTCTTTAAATGGTTGAAGAGCAGTGATACAAGACTGACCATCAGGGTCTTTCCGGTCAGGATCAATATCGGAAAAGGCCTTGAGCATTCCCTGGGCATTGAAGATCGGATCCTGGAAATGGCTGCGGACCGGCCAAGTGACTTTGAAGTATGGATGCACCTCAGACTCAGGGAGGCTGTGGCAGGGGTGCACACCCTCAAATTTGAGCTTCCGGCTTCTTCCTACCTGCCCTATTCAGATCAATGGTATGTTTTCAGGGCTGGAGAAAAGGCTTCTTTTTTCAGCAAGTTTTCCTGGTTGTTCATCATGGGACCGGCCCAAGCGTCTAAAGATTCCAAGATCAGCCAAAAATGGGAACAGCAAAAAAGGCTTGTCAAGGATATTTCCACCCGGCTGGGATTCACATTTAAAGAATCAGATGAAAGCCTGAGGATCCAGATAGACGGGATCAGGCAGCTCAGGAGCTGGGCTCTGGAGATGCTTACGGTTTTTCAGGGACTGAAGGAAGGAAAGAAATTGTCCTGCCTCATGGTCTGCCTGGAGCGAAATGAAAGCAGACCAGGGTCCCTGGACCTGGATTTGCCTGATCCGGATTGGAGCCAGTTCAAGCCGGATGTCCTCTATCTTCCGCTGAAGAATGTATTTCAATTGGGACCGGGTTTTGAACCGGCTGATCCAGACCCTCAGTCCAGGGAAAAAAGTATTTCCGATCTGGTGGGGATCAGGGTCAATACCAAGATGTTTGGTGAAATGGACCAGAGGCTGAATGTTTTTCTGCCCAAAAGTCTTACCCAAGGTAAGTACGATCCCTGCTTTTACTGCGGTCTTAAATCGCACCGGATTGAGGGGTGTCCGTCCCGGAACATGTTCAGCCTTGACCCTGTCTGGGGACAGCTGGAAAAAACAGGTCTGGAGGAGATATCCCAGGGACTGGAAAAGCTTGACCAGGAGCTTTCATCTGGAACCGGTGTGGAAGACATACTGCAGCAAAGTACCTTGTCCGGAACCATATTGCGGGCCGTATTTTCAATCAATCATCCGGCCCAGCACCGGACCATCAGGCTGGTCTGGAGAAGCAGGGGGAATGACTGGCCGGATGGTTTGCGTCAACTGTCATCCTTTGAAGAGGTCCAGGTCTGGAGTGCCCTGGAAAACTTCCGGATGCGCCAGTCGGGTTTTGCCGAATCCAGTGCCAAGAAATTATGTCTGAGGCACCCCAAGGATTATCAGCCTAAAACCCTGCTGGGGTTCATAGCCCTGGAAAAAGGTAACCCCAGGGAAGCCCAGAAGTACTTTGATGAGGCCATAGACTTAGGCTATACTTCCCTGCAAAAGGCTTATCATCACTATCTTAAAGGCCGGATGAAGGAAACAGCCAGAGATTATGTCCAGGCCCAGAGTCATTACCAGGATGCAGAAAGGATTGCCCCCAGGATGTATGAAGCCCGTTACAGGCAGGGAGTCTGTATGGTCAAGTCAGGGCATATCGATCAGGCCCTGGGTCTTTTCTGGAACCTGATCAAAAATGACCCTGTATTCTTCAATTATATCCTGATTGATCCGGAGCTTAAGGATGGCCATGTCCATTTCATGTCCAGCCTTTACCCCATTTGGAAATCCGCGGTCAGGGAGGCTGGTTCAGCTGAGGATCTTTTTCCCAAGCTCGAAAAAAAGATATCGGACTGGTTTGATGCTGATCATCCTTCCCAGAACCAGTTCAACCAGCGTCTGGATTTTTTGCGCCAGTATTCAGGCATTGATAATTACGTTGCCAGGGCCAGGATTGTTGAAGGATCCAGAAAACTTTTTGATGACATTGCCAAAAAGATTGAAGAAGAGGTTATCCTGCTTAAAAAAGACCAGCACAGCCTAGTCAAAAGGCTTAGGGAGATAAAAAGCGAGGTGTCCTGGTTCCCTCTGGCCGGCCTGCTCCTGGCCAGGTTCAACCGGGTAGCTGGTCAAGCATTTGCAGATTTGAAGAAAGTCAGCGAAACAGACCTGGGTACGGCCTCAGGATTCAGGAAAGGACATGAACTCATCCGTTCGGCCAGGGAGAAGATCGGGATTCTGGCGAAAAAACTGTCTTACCTGAAAACTGTGAGGGATGGACTGCTCTTTATCCTGATCATGTTCAAGACTTTTTTGTGGACCATTGTGATCGTACTGGGGCTTTCTCTGCTTGCTGTGCCTGGAGCAGCATACCTTGGGATGCGCCATGGAATGGGATGGGCCTATTCCATGGTGGACCAAGTCGGGATAGTCTTTCAGCTGGGAATGGTCATTGTGGGCATATTTTCTCTTGGCCTGGCTGCCATTCTGACGGTGCTTGGCTTTGAAAAAAAGAAGGCCAGATATTTGAGCTATCGCGAATAA
- a CDS encoding TusE/DsrC/DsvC family sulfur relay protein — protein MAVVEFKGNQFEVDEDGFLQRFEDWNPEWVEYVKESEGIKELTDEHKKVIEFLQDYYKKNGIAPMVRILSKVTGFKLKHIYELFPSGPGKGACKMAGLPKPTGCV, from the coding sequence ATGGCAGTTGTTGAATTTAAGGGAAATCAGTTTGAGGTTGATGAAGATGGTTTCCTGCAAAGGTTTGAGGACTGGAACCCTGAATGGGTTGAATATGTAAAGGAAAGCGAAGGCATCAAGGAACTCACTGACGAGCACAAAAAGGTCATCGAGTTCCTGCAGGACTACTACAAGAAAAACGGTATCGCACCCATGGTTCGCATCCTGTCCAAGGTTACCGGATTCAAACTCAAACACATCTACGAACTCTTCCCCTCCGGACCTGGAAAGGGAGCTTGTAAGATGGCCGGGCTGCCCAAGCCTACAGGATGTGTATAA
- a CDS encoding YcaO-like family protein, whose translation MITIQNSLKKYTADADKAVTPQVTVDRATAAFAEQGREILSQLRRIDTGRLDIPVYLSICGEKAREVMPTRKQMGKGSSPVQAKASALMELAERFSYFSFISNPANFHSMTWNEASSAWPHELIPITEIIKSVNEDISPSQAEQVLSLVTWQFTRATCMGRDQEFYIPYTWFKKLNEFNGCSAGNTFEESILQGGCELIERHCCALIDSRQDPVPTIDLQSAADPVLKELLDKFAKNNIKVWLKDFTLDMPAPTVGALAYDPANFPGLSEIVYTAGTATSPTKAAVRALTEIAQLAGDFHSGSNYEASGLPKYTSLDQIKWLTRGPAVSLDSLPDISHPDMGVELKKLCSGLNSLGFELFSLSTMHADLKIPANYNFVPGFQFRERTRHASLGMITGRILAEETDPDQAVTSLGMLEKIYPDSFFIPFYKGIAFMRRHESQKALDLFRQAQDIQPDNESRALCSFYSAYTLSHSQKWEKSVPFLNTAIELDPLVKEYFNLRGVALFKLDKFETAASDFQKALELDSGSATDMANLGICYHRTGRSRAAADMLTRALELDPDLSYARKTLDEIRL comes from the coding sequence ATGATCACCATTCAGAACTCCTTGAAAAAATACACGGCTGACGCGGACAAGGCTGTGACTCCCCAGGTAACCGTGGATAGAGCCACCGCCGCCTTTGCCGAACAGGGCCGGGAAATCCTCTCTCAGCTGCGCAGGATTGACACTGGAAGGCTGGACATCCCGGTGTATTTAAGTATCTGCGGCGAAAAGGCCAGAGAGGTCATGCCCACCCGAAAACAGATGGGCAAAGGTTCATCTCCTGTCCAGGCCAAAGCTTCAGCCCTGATGGAACTGGCTGAGAGGTTTTCCTACTTCAGCTTCATCAGCAATCCAGCCAACTTCCATTCCATGACCTGGAATGAGGCCAGTTCAGCCTGGCCCCATGAACTCATTCCCATTACCGAGATCATCAAATCAGTAAACGAGGATATTAGCCCTTCCCAGGCAGAACAGGTCCTTTCTCTGGTAACCTGGCAATTCACCAGAGCCACCTGTATGGGCCGCGACCAGGAATTCTACATTCCTTACACCTGGTTCAAAAAACTTAATGAATTCAATGGGTGCAGTGCTGGAAATACCTTTGAAGAATCCATCCTGCAGGGTGGATGCGAGCTGATTGAAAGGCATTGCTGTGCCTTGATCGACTCAAGGCAGGACCCTGTCCCCACCATTGACCTTCAATCAGCAGCAGACCCGGTTCTCAAGGAACTGCTGGACAAGTTCGCCAAAAACAACATCAAGGTCTGGCTCAAGGATTTCACTCTGGACATGCCAGCCCCCACTGTAGGGGCCCTGGCCTATGATCCAGCCAATTTTCCAGGGCTGAGTGAAATTGTATATACTGCAGGAACCGCCACTTCGCCGACCAAGGCTGCTGTCCGGGCCTTGACCGAAATCGCCCAGCTGGCCGGCGACTTTCACAGCGGCAGCAATTACGAAGCCTCAGGGCTGCCCAAGTACACATCCCTGGACCAGATCAAATGGCTGACCCGGGGGCCGGCGGTATCCCTGGACTCCCTGCCGGATATCTCCCATCCGGATATGGGGGTGGAGCTGAAGAAACTGTGCAGTGGCCTCAATTCACTGGGCTTTGAACTGTTTTCCCTTTCCACCATGCATGCTGACCTGAAAATTCCTGCCAACTATAATTTTGTGCCCGGATTCCAATTCCGGGAGCGCACCCGTCATGCAAGTCTAGGTATGATTACCGGCAGAATTCTGGCTGAAGAGACTGATCCTGACCAGGCTGTCACCAGCCTGGGAATGCTGGAAAAAATTTATCCGGATTCTTTTTTCATCCCTTTTTACAAAGGGATAGCATTCATGCGCAGGCATGAATCCCAAAAAGCCCTGGATCTTTTCAGGCAGGCCCAGGATATTCAGCCCGACAACGAATCCCGGGCTCTTTGCTCCTTTTACAGTGCATACACTCTTTCCCATAGCCAAAAATGGGAGAAATCTGTTCCATTCCTGAATACAGCCATCGAGCTTGATCCCCTGGTCAAGGAATATTTCAATCTCAGGGGGGTGGCTCTTTTCAAGCTGGACAAGTTTGAAACTGCAGCCTCTGACTTTCAAAAAGCCCTGGAACTGGACAGTGGTTCAGCAACGGATATGGCCAACCTGGGAATATGCTATCACCGGACAGGACGAAGCAGAGCTGCCGCGGACATGCTCACCAGGGCCCTGGAACTAGATCCTGATCTTTCCTACGCAAGAAAAACCCTTGATGAAATAAGATTGTGA
- a CDS encoding class I SAM-dependent methyltransferase translates to MQSSRLYLENDLDALMEAASQKFDLVFEDVTVGDYSLKILQIADLEKYVDLLAEGPADKIELPFWAKIWPASILLSYYLVSLSPDPHPQKMLELGSGIGLAGLFAAARGFEVVLSDNSPEALLFAKINILKNNLQHRARVALVDFTADRLDERFQYIIGSEIFYKESGYRGLVKFLLAHLESDPQAQVVLAADYRRQAKKFFQPAAREFHIDQKNIGYKSGQSDSGPAEKFLCAIYRMKAKKS, encoded by the coding sequence TTGCAATCTTCTAGATTATATCTTGAAAACGACCTGGACGCTCTTATGGAAGCGGCTTCTCAGAAATTCGACCTTGTTTTTGAGGATGTAACTGTAGGAGACTACAGCCTCAAAATCCTGCAAATAGCCGATCTTGAAAAATATGTAGACCTGCTGGCCGAAGGCCCGGCCGACAAAATCGAACTTCCTTTCTGGGCCAAGATCTGGCCGGCATCAATCCTTTTAAGCTACTATCTTGTTTCCCTTTCTCCTGATCCACACCCCCAAAAAATGCTGGAGCTAGGCAGCGGTATAGGCCTGGCAGGGCTATTTGCTGCAGCAAGGGGTTTTGAGGTTGTCCTGTCCGACAACAGTCCCGAAGCTCTCCTGTTCGCCAAAATCAATATCCTCAAAAACAACCTCCAGCACAGGGCCAGGGTGGCCCTGGTTGATTTCACTGCCGACCGTCTGGATGAACGTTTCCAGTACATTATTGGATCTGAAATATTTTACAAAGAAAGCGGGTACAGAGGGCTGGTCAAATTTCTTTTGGCCCACCTGGAATCAGATCCCCAAGCCCAGGTGGTCCTGGCTGCAGATTACCGCAGGCAAGCCAAGAAGTTCTTTCAACCGGCTGCCAGGGAATTTCATATTGACCAGAAAAACATCGGATATAAAAGCGGACAGTCTGATTCCGGCCCAGCGGAAAAATTCCTGTGCGCCATTTACCGGATGAAGGCCAAAAAGTCATGA
- a CDS encoding Rossmann-like domain-containing protein, producing the protein MITTQRHILDCLIQEAGSKADLPSIGSFAGAHMVAVQNQKGTGLCSRLPGGCPEVMAKESFNLSCHGLAGLLRQQNTGHACWGLAAVNSLLNPGVRGQAVKIQDLLQSLGAGKNVAVVGHFPFVDRIRGVFKNLWVLEKKPQSSDFPESMKSYFLPRADLVAITATTLLNSSLAEILALADKKAIKFMLGPSTPMGDSLLDLGLDYLGGIVVQDVDRVVQGIRHGTAFRNLEGISFMVRTRSRIMT; encoded by the coding sequence ATGATCACAACCCAGCGTCATATTCTTGATTGCCTGATCCAGGAAGCCGGATCAAAAGCTGATCTACCCAGCATTGGATCCTTTGCCGGTGCCCATATGGTGGCTGTTCAGAATCAAAAGGGAACCGGACTCTGCTCAAGACTTCCGGGCGGCTGTCCGGAAGTGATGGCCAAAGAGTCCTTTAACTTGTCCTGCCACGGCTTGGCTGGCCTGCTCAGACAGCAAAACACGGGCCATGCCTGCTGGGGCCTGGCTGCAGTCAATTCTCTGCTCAATCCCGGAGTCAGAGGACAGGCGGTTAAAATCCAGGACCTCCTGCAGAGCCTGGGTGCCGGAAAAAACGTAGCTGTTGTCGGGCACTTCCCTTTTGTGGACAGGATCAGGGGTGTTTTCAAGAACCTCTGGGTTCTTGAAAAAAAGCCTCAGAGCTCCGACTTCCCGGAAAGCATGAAATCTTACTTCCTGCCCAGGGCCGACCTGGTTGCCATCACTGCCACCACCCTCCTCAATAGCTCCCTGGCCGAGATTCTGGCCTTGGCCGATAAAAAGGCCATCAAATTCATGCTGGGCCCCAGCACCCCCATGGGAGACAGCCTGCTGGACCTTGGTCTGGACTACCTGGGCGGCATTGTAGTCCAGGATGTTGACAGGGTTGTCCAGGGAATCCGGCATGGAACTGCCTTCAGAAACCTTGAAGGGATAAGTTTCATGGTCAGGACCAGGTCAAGGATCATGACCTGA
- the dksA gene encoding RNA polymerase-binding protein DksA has translation MKNSDFEYFRNLLRNMREEIQQKGENTIEDMTEDREMYADPADRASAESDRAFILRLRDRDRKLIYKIDQALDRIDEGSFGICDECGEDISIPRLKARPVTTLCIKCKSRQEQQEAMQGD, from the coding sequence ATGAAGAATTCCGACTTTGAATATTTCCGGAACCTGCTCAGGAACATGCGTGAGGAAATTCAGCAAAAAGGTGAGAATACCATTGAAGACATGACCGAGGACCGGGAAATGTATGCTGATCCGGCAGACCGGGCCTCGGCTGAGTCTGACCGGGCCTTTATCCTCCGCTTGAGGGACAGGGACCGCAAGCTCATTTATAAGATTGATCAGGCTCTGGATCGCATTGATGAAGGCAGTTTCGGGATCTGCGATGAGTGCGGGGAAGACATATCCATCCCCAGGCTCAAGGCCAGGCCGGTGACCACCCTTTGCATCAAGTGCAAAAGCAGGCAGGAACAGCAGGAAGCAATGCAGGGCGATTAA